One Peptostreptococcus equinus genomic window carries:
- a CDS encoding glycosyl transferase, which translates to MSNNILALALFIFGIIVSSLSIYLVKNMLIDSGLIRPNYKRINIPVGMGLCFIPNIIINGAILAFLSPTKPQILLAFILISAMITMCLTGLLDDCLGNRDISGLKGHFISLFKGKLTTGGFKALTGGFVGILVSVALTKSIPEILLGAVLVALSTNLMNLLDLRPGRAIKVFLFISLLLLIFNSGFNRALSMILIPAVVAYFYFDLRALAMMGDTGSNVLGVFLGVLILISYDFKIQLMYLIILVALHILTEKYSLTKIIESNKFLNFIDKLGRN; encoded by the coding sequence ATGAGCAATAATATTTTAGCATTAGCTTTATTTATTTTTGGAATTATAGTTTCCAGTCTATCTATTTACCTAGTAAAAAATATGTTAATTGATTCTGGTTTAATTAGGCCAAATTATAAAAGGATAAATATACCAGTGGGTATGGGTTTATGTTTTATACCTAATATAATAATAAATGGAGCTATATTAGCTTTTTTATCTCCAACAAAGCCACAAATTTTATTGGCATTTATTCTTATTTCAGCAATGATTACAATGTGTTTGACTGGATTATTGGATGATTGTCTAGGTAATAGAGATATAAGTGGACTAAAAGGACATTTTATATCTTTATTTAAAGGAAAACTTACTACTGGTGGGTTTAAAGCACTTACAGGTGGGTTTGTAGGAATTTTAGTGTCTGTAGCATTAACAAAGTCAATACCTGAAATTTTATTAGGCGCTGTCTTAGTCGCATTATCTACGAATTTAATGAATTTATTAGATTTGAGGCCAGGAAGAGCAATAAAAGTTTTTTTATTTATATCTTTGTTATTATTGATTTTTAATAGTGGATTTAATAGAGCGCTTTCAATGATTTTAATACCAGCTGTTGTTGCTTATTTTTATTTTGATTTAAGAGCGCTTGCTATGATGGGGGATACTGGTTCAAATGTACTGGGAGTTTTTTTAGGTGTATTGATATTAATTTCATATGATTTTAAAATACAATTAATGTATTTAATAATATTAGTTGCATTGCATATACTAACAGAAAAATATTCTCTAACTAAAATAATAGAAAGTAATAAGTTTTTAAATTTTATAGATAAATTAGGAAGGAATTAG
- a CDS encoding DUF3866 family protein yields the protein MLSKKPGKVIRIKSENDQIQDLIVEVEGKEYRAYNYIGLTGLAKIGDNLILNTTAVELSLGTGGSHFVILNEDNKTSKYHDGGHIMKMRYTPIQIKVDAVEEQGSPYHDIINKFETLDGMPVAIGALHSILQPFSATYKKINPDKKLVYIMTDSAALPISFSKNVENLKKIGLIDNTITYGSAFGGDYECINIYTALITAKEICKADCVLVAMGPGIAGTGTKYGFSGIDQATIIDAVDILGGQSFFIPRISFADARQRHQGISHHSLTILGQIANRKTKIVFNSLYEKEKLDIIKNQIKINFIDKKHEIYFEEYVDTKNDLDKYSLKVSTMGRKFEEDQEFFEAASVVAYFISK from the coding sequence ATGCTAAGTAAAAAACCAGGTAAGGTTATTAGGATAAAAAGTGAAAATGATCAAATTCAAGATCTCATAGTTGAAGTAGAAGGAAAAGAATACCGTGCTTATAACTATATTGGCTTAACCGGCCTAGCTAAGATAGGGGATAACTTAATTTTAAATACTACTGCTGTAGAACTAAGTCTTGGAACAGGTGGATCACATTTTGTGATTCTGAATGAAGATAACAAAACCTCAAAATATCACGATGGTGGTCACATTATGAAAATGAGGTATACTCCAATTCAGATAAAAGTTGATGCTGTAGAGGAACAAGGTAGTCCTTATCATGATATCATAAATAAATTTGAAACACTTGATGGTATGCCGGTAGCAATTGGAGCACTACACAGCATACTTCAACCTTTTTCAGCCACTTATAAAAAAATTAATCCCGATAAAAAATTAGTATACATAATGACTGATAGTGCGGCACTTCCAATTTCATTTAGTAAAAATGTTGAAAATCTCAAAAAAATAGGACTTATAGATAATACAATAACTTATGGTAGTGCCTTTGGAGGAGATTATGAATGCATAAATATATATACGGCATTGATAACTGCAAAGGAAATATGTAAGGCAGACTGTGTACTTGTTGCCATGGGACCTGGTATAGCTGGAACGGGTACAAAATATGGATTTAGCGGTATAGACCAAGCTACAATAATTGATGCAGTAGATATTTTAGGTGGACAATCTTTTTTTATACCAAGAATTAGTTTTGCTGATGCTAGACAAAGACATCAGGGGATTTCACATCACAGTCTTACAATATTAGGGCAAATAGCCAATAGAAAAACTAAGATTGTATTTAATTCCTTGTATGAAAAGGAAAAATTAGATATAATAAAGAATCAGATAAAAATTAATTTTATAGATAAAAAACATGAAATTTATTTTGAAGAATATGTAGATACAAAAAATGATTTAGACAAGTATAGTCTAAAAGTAAGTACTATGGGAAGAAAATTTGAAGAAGATCAAGAATTTTTTGAGGCTGCTTCAGTAGTTGCATATTTTATAAGTAAATAA
- a CDS encoding purine-nucleoside phosphorylase, which produces MKEKINETLSYIQEIYSGRVEIGMILGSGLGFIGDKIENPIIINYSDIPHFKISSVQSHRNRLIIGDLFGKKVLAMQGRIHYYEGFTQEEITYPIKIFKKLGIEKILLTNAAGGCNHSFSAGDIMIINDHINFSGKNPLIGPNDDDLGPRFPDMSNIYKKKYRELVKKCAVENNIEVKEGVYMYFSGPSYETPAEIRMASLMGADAVGMSTVPEAIVANYCDMDVIAISCISNLAAGISDMVLNHKEVIETTNRVKNNLSKLVEEIVLKI; this is translated from the coding sequence ATGAAGGAAAAAATAAATGAGACTTTATCCTATATTCAAGAAATCTATTCTGGAAGAGTAGAAATTGGGATGATTTTAGGATCAGGCTTGGGTTTTATAGGAGATAAAATTGAAAATCCTATAATCATAAATTATTCAGATATACCTCATTTTAAAATATCAAGCGTACAATCTCATCGAAATAGGCTTATTATAGGTGATTTATTTGGTAAAAAAGTTCTAGCTATGCAAGGTAGAATACACTATTATGAAGGTTTTACTCAAGAAGAGATTACTTATCCAATAAAGATATTTAAGAAATTGGGAATAGAAAAAATATTATTGACCAATGCTGCTGGTGGGTGTAACCATTCATTTTCAGCAGGAGATATAATGATAATAAATGATCACATAAATTTTAGTGGAAAAAATCCACTGATAGGACCCAATGATGATGATTTAGGACCTAGATTTCCAGATATGTCAAATATTTATAAAAAGAAATATAGAGAACTAGTTAAAAAATGTGCTGTTGAAAATAATATAGAAGTTAAAGAAGGCGTATATATGTATTTTTCTGGACCAAGTTATGAAACTCCAGCAGAAATACGAATGGCTAGTTTAATGGGGGCAGATGCAGTAGGAATGTCTACTGTTCCTGAAGCTATAGTAGCAAATTACTGCGATATGGATGTAATAGCTATATCATGTATTAGTAATTTAGCTGCAGGTATATCTGATATGGTATTGAATCATAAAGAAGTAATAGAAACTACTAATAGAGTAAAAAATAATTTATCAAAATTAGTTGAAGAAATAGTACTCAAAATATAA
- the mltG gene encoding endolytic transglycosylase MltG: MRQYKNPRPKRKKRVRLRIGRVLIVLVVIIALIAGAGKLYNNMAVRAVNPNSKQDIIVEIPDGSSAKSIAKILKDKNLIRNKRVFVNQVENTGKAEKILAGKYKLSQNMDNKTIADKLVNGKIYQDGKKVTIPEGSLSSEIVDILVKNNLGDRDKFTKLFKSPDEFSSKFKFLKNSKITTLEGFLYPETYYIKKGASEKEIFTNMISEFEKNYNKYARDDAQKNKYDFYDTVIMASIVEKEAVNDSDRDIIAGIFYNRLDKNMRLQSDAVLQYGLPERKGRVLFKDLKVKSPYNLYLNNGLPPTPVASPGIKSLKAAANPKKTDYLYFVTNKDGTNSYSKTFKEHKQSADKYRQEMYGDQDKAKSKEN; encoded by the coding sequence ATGAGACAATATAAAAATCCAAGACCGAAAAGAAAAAAAAGAGTAAGGCTAAGAATTGGTAGAGTGTTAATTGTTTTAGTTGTAATAATTGCTTTAATTGCAGGTGCAGGCAAGCTTTATAATAATATGGCAGTAAGAGCTGTTAATCCTAATTCAAAACAAGATATAATAGTAGAAATACCAGATGGATCTTCAGCCAAATCAATAGCAAAAATATTAAAGGATAAAAATTTAATTAGAAATAAGAGAGTTTTTGTAAATCAAGTAGAGAACACTGGCAAGGCAGAAAAAATATTAGCAGGTAAATATAAATTATCTCAGAACATGGATAATAAAACTATAGCGGATAAGCTTGTAAATGGGAAAATTTATCAAGATGGGAAAAAGGTGACTATACCAGAAGGAAGTTTATCAAGCGAGATAGTAGATATATTAGTAAAAAACAATTTAGGAGATAGAGATAAATTCACAAAATTATTTAAAAGTCCTGATGAATTTTCATCTAAATTTAAATTCCTGAAAAATTCTAAGATAACAACATTAGAAGGATTTTTGTATCCTGAAACATATTATATAAAAAAGGGTGCTAGTGAAAAAGAAATCTTTACAAATATGATTAGTGAGTTTGAAAAGAATTACAATAAATATGCAAGAGATGATGCACAAAAAAATAAGTATGATTTTTATGACACAGTTATAATGGCATCAATTGTTGAAAAGGAAGCTGTAAATGATTCAGATAGAGATATAATAGCTGGAATTTTCTATAATAGGTTAGATAAGAATATGAGATTGCAATCAGATGCAGTACTTCAATACGGCTTACCTGAAAGAAAAGGAAGAGTATTATTCAAGGATTTAAAAGTTAAATCACCATATAATCTTTACCTTAACAATGGTTTGCCACCAACTCCGGTAGCAAGTCCAGGAATAAAGTCTTTAAAGGCAGCAGCTAATCCAAAGAAAACAGATTACCTATATTTTGTAACAAATAAAGATGGTACTAATTCATATAGCAAGACTTTTAAAGAACACAAGCAAAGTGCTGATAAATACAGACAAGAAATGTATGGTGATCAGGACAAAGCAAAGTCAAAAGAAAATTAA
- a CDS encoding O-methyltransferase: MSNIVNDSVEEYIRNTMKKRHGLIAEMEEYAKENSVPIIHKEVSQLLYVLLKMHKPKRILEIGCAIGYSSIFFEDTLDGQVDIITTERNPLMLEKAEENIKKAGYEDKIKILVGNAEETLADIEGKFDMIFIDAAKGQYKLFFDMVIDKLEKGGLIISDNILYKGMIASDALVVRRKKTIVKRMRTYLDYISNDDRFDTSIIPIGDGLAITIKK; this comes from the coding sequence ATGAGCAATATAGTAAATGATTCCGTAGAAGAATATATAAGAAATACAATGAAAAAAAGACATGGTTTGATAGCTGAAATGGAGGAATATGCCAAAGAAAATTCAGTACCGATAATACATAAAGAAGTATCTCAATTACTTTATGTACTACTCAAAATGCATAAACCAAAAAGAATATTAGAAATAGGCTGTGCAATTGGATATTCATCAATCTTTTTTGAAGATACACTTGATGGACAAGTAGATATAATAACAACAGAAAGAAATCCTCTTATGCTTGAAAAAGCAGAAGAAAATATTAAAAAAGCTGGTTATGAAGATAAGATAAAGATATTGGTAGGAAACGCTGAAGAAACACTTGCGGATATAGAAGGAAAATTTGACATGATTTTTATTGATGCAGCAAAGGGTCAATATAAATTATTTTTCGATATGGTAATAGATAAATTAGAAAAGGGTGGTCTTATAATTTCTGATAATATACTGTATAAAGGTATGATTGCAAGTGATGCTTTAGTAGTTAGAAGAAAAAAGACTATAGTTAAAAGGATGAGAACTTATTTAGATTATATTTCTAATGATGATAGGTTTGACACATCAATTATACCAATAGGTGATGGACTAGCTATTACAATAAAAAAATAG
- a CDS encoding peptidase U32 family protein: protein MEKVELLAPAGDLERLKIAFEYGADAVYLGGENFGMRTAAKNFTIEDIKEGAEFAHERGKRIFVTVNIIPHSDDFEGFEDYIKELDEAGVDALIASDPGVIQIIRDTLPNMELHISTQANTTNYQTANFWYRLGAKRVVVARELSFDEVKEIREHAPEGTDIEAFVHGAMCISYSGRCLISNYMTGRDANRGSCAQSCRWKYNLVEEKRPGEYFPVYEDERGTFFFNSKDLCMIEYIPQIIDAGITSLKIEGRMKTAYYVATVVRAYRMALDEYYKNPQSWKFNPMWLEELKKGSHRHFTTGFFNEKPDEDDQNYASASYVRNYDFVGLVVGDKDENGFFSVEQRNKMVVGDNIEIIGPFTDTMSATIKEMLDEEGNPIEAAPHPRQIVKIKLPDNVGVNFMLRKEIESKNIEE from the coding sequence ATGGAAAAAGTAGAATTACTAGCACCTGCTGGAGATTTGGAAAGGCTAAAAATAGCTTTTGAATATGGTGCAGATGCGGTATATTTAGGTGGAGAAAATTTTGGTATGAGAACAGCTGCCAAAAATTTTACTATAGAGGATATAAAAGAGGGTGCAGAGTTTGCTCATGAAAGAGGAAAGAGAATATTTGTTACTGTAAATATTATACCTCATAGTGATGATTTTGAAGGTTTTGAAGATTACATTAAAGAATTAGATGAGGCTGGTGTTGATGCACTTATTGCATCTGATCCAGGAGTAATACAGATAATTAGAGATACATTGCCAAACATGGAGCTTCATATAAGTACACAGGCTAATACAACTAATTATCAAACAGCTAATTTCTGGTATAGGCTTGGAGCAAAAAGAGTAGTAGTTGCTAGAGAACTATCATTTGATGAGGTTAAAGAAATTAGAGAGCATGCACCAGAAGGTACAGATATTGAAGCATTTGTGCATGGTGCAATGTGTATATCTTATTCAGGTAGATGTTTAATTAGTAACTACATGACAGGTAGAGATGCAAATAGAGGGTCTTGTGCCCAGTCTTGTAGATGGAAATATAATCTTGTAGAAGAGAAAAGACCTGGAGAGTATTTTCCAGTTTATGAAGATGAAAGAGGCACATTCTTCTTTAATTCAAAAGATTTATGTATGATAGAATACATACCTCAGATAATTGATGCAGGTATTACTAGTTTGAAGATAGAAGGTAGAATGAAAACTGCTTATTATGTAGCTACAGTAGTAAGAGCATATAGAATGGCATTGGATGAGTATTATAAGAATCCACAGAGTTGGAAGTTTAATCCAATGTGGTTGGAAGAATTAAAAAAGGGAAGTCACAGACACTTCACTACAGGATTTTTCAATGAAAAACCAGATGAAGATGACCAAAATTATGCTTCTGCTTCTTATGTTAGAAACTATGATTTTGTCGGACTTGTAGTTGGAGATAAAGATGAGAATGGATTCTTTAGTGTAGAGCAGAGAAATAAGATGGTAGTAGGAGATAATATAGAAATAATCGGACCATTCACTGATACTATGAGTGCTACTATTAAAGAAATGCTGGATGAAGAAGGAAATCCTATTGAGGCAGCTCCTCATCCAAGACAAATCGTAAAGATTAAATTACCAGATAATGTGGGAGTAAACTTTATGCTTAGAAAAGAAATTGAAAGTAAGAATATAGAAGAATAA
- a CDS encoding YdjY domain-containing protein, with translation MKLSNKFLASILCLSLAGGLTACGASDKKDSSNKDEKKTEQKVDNKAVDEVGGVSLKNPIKVDKQAKTVTVLSSVNGKYFTENTRHASVQKDGSNGTKSVFTAYATPEDFYNGLIAIGGKPGNNMTPDNAMKTHVEGSKIKATVKWNGSQKDYDINEVIKDSNGKKIDFRFGGNLERAKTKKTGCLACLDSCPVGIISNTTYTMGAVEKRGEVKFNGNQDILPEDGTYVAITYSIAE, from the coding sequence ATGAAATTATCTAATAAGTTTTTAGCTAGTATTTTATGTTTATCATTAGCTGGTGGATTAACTGCATGCGGTGCTAGTGATAAAAAAGACTCATCAAATAAGGATGAAAAGAAAACTGAACAAAAAGTTGATAACAAAGCAGTTGATGAAGTTGGTGGTGTTTCTCTAAAGAATCCAATTAAGGTTGATAAGCAAGCCAAGACTGTTACAGTATTATCTTCAGTTAATGGAAAATATTTTACTGAAAATACAAGACATGCATCAGTACAAAAAGATGGTAGTAATGGTACAAAATCAGTATTTACTGCATATGCTACTCCAGAAGATTTCTATAATGGATTAATAGCAATAGGTGGCAAACCAGGAAATAATATGACTCCTGATAATGCAATGAAAACACACGTAGAAGGAAGTAAAATTAAGGCTACTGTTAAATGGAATGGTTCACAAAAAGATTATGATATAAACGAAGTAATAAAAGATAGTAACGGAAAGAAAATCGATTTTAGATTTGGTGGTAATCTAGAAAGAGCCAAGACAAAGAAAACTGGATGTCTAGCATGCTTAGATTCTTGTCCAGTAGGTATAATCTCTAATACTACATACACTATGGGTGCTGTAGAAAAGAGAGGAGAAGTAAAATTTAATGGAAATCAAGATATTTTGCCAGAAGATGGAACATATGTTGCTATAACATATAGTATTGCTGAATAA
- a CDS encoding TVP38/TMEM64 family protein, translating to MKRLRAFFYHLTTGIALGFLICLLLFFNVNYEMMVGHPLVMYIFTGFGLILGVAYSTIPNRYIFFILEGMTIALGLITGKLTSLFYVIKETIDYQGPISNILIPTIAIIVFVNIVNLYIALTQKKYQTYYTKAEKKERKEKEVKIKDLREEKTPEEIAKIKKQRKIQRIIALVFIAMLLGAYYLIPSINKNINEAFSTISKLDTKIVIAYLRSYGPMAAVVSFILMVLQSIAAPIPAFLITLSNAAIFGWVKGAILSWSSAMAGAALCFFIARALGRDVVEKLTSKGAMESVDVFFEKYGKYTILICRLLPFVSFDFVSYGAGLTSMSFWSFFVATGIGQLPATIVYSYVGGTLTGGAQKLFVGLLTLFALSIMIGIAKKIYNDKQEKKQKANV from the coding sequence TTGAAGAGATTAAGAGCATTTTTTTATCATTTAACTACGGGTATAGCATTAGGATTTTTAATCTGTTTACTCTTGTTCTTTAATGTAAACTATGAAATGATGGTAGGGCATCCTTTAGTAATGTATATATTTACAGGTTTTGGATTGATTTTAGGAGTGGCTTATTCTACTATACCAAACCGATATATATTTTTTATATTAGAGGGAATGACAATAGCCTTAGGTTTAATTACAGGTAAATTAACAAGCTTATTCTATGTAATTAAAGAAACTATAGATTATCAGGGTCCTATTTCTAATATTTTGATACCTACGATAGCTATAATAGTATTCGTTAATATAGTAAATCTTTATATTGCTTTAACTCAGAAAAAATATCAAACTTATTATACAAAAGCTGAAAAGAAAGAAAGAAAAGAAAAAGAAGTAAAAATAAAGGATCTTAGGGAAGAAAAAACTCCAGAAGAAATAGCAAAAATAAAAAAACAAAGAAAAATTCAGAGAATAATAGCACTTGTATTTATAGCTATGTTGTTAGGAGCATATTATTTAATACCGTCAATAAATAAAAATATAAATGAGGCATTTTCAACTATATCAAAACTTGATACAAAAATAGTGATAGCCTATTTAAGGTCATATGGACCAATGGCTGCAGTGGTATCATTTATACTTATGGTATTACAATCAATTGCAGCACCTATACCAGCATTTTTGATAACATTATCAAATGCAGCAATATTTGGTTGGGTAAAAGGAGCAATACTATCCTGGTCATCGGCAATGGCAGGAGCAGCTTTATGTTTCTTTATAGCCAGAGCACTGGGTAGGGATGTAGTAGAGAAATTGACTAGCAAAGGAGCTATGGAAAGCGTTGATGTATTTTTTGAAAAATATGGAAAATATACAATATTAATATGTAGATTACTTCCATTTGTTTCATTTGATTTCGTGAGCTATGGAGCAGGTCTTACTAGTATGAGTTTTTGGTCATTTTTTGTGGCTACAGGTATAGGTCAATTACCAGCTACAATAGTTTATTCCTATGTAGGTGGAACACTTACAGGTGGTGCTCAAAAATTGTTTGTAGGGTTGTTAACTTTATTTGCACTTTCTATAATGATAGGTATAGCAAAGAAAATATATAATGACAAGCAAGAGAAAAAACAAAAAGCTAACGTATAA
- a CDS encoding prepilin-type N-terminal cleavage/methylation domain-containing protein, whose protein sequence is MKSAFTAIELVISISILGIFLLISYPKIHIEKYMIQSEIKMFESIIRENQIISQNMGGTRYVRIYSNSYKIVESGIVIKRYELRQGLKFASIKNNIDFRDYNRKGTPKNGQSIYIYDEKNKLASKITIMLGSGRVRSYDVDYKKNKNEILYLNSCLKIN, encoded by the coding sequence ATGAAAAGTGCCTTTACTGCTATAGAACTTGTAATTAGCATTAGTATTCTTGGAATATTTCTATTAATATCTTATCCCAAAATACATATAGAAAAATATATGATTCAGAGTGAAATTAAAATGTTTGAATCTATTATACGAGAAAATCAAATAATTAGTCAAAATATGGGTGGTACGAGGTATGTAAGAATATATTCTAACTCATATAAAATAGTGGAATCAGGTATTGTAATTAAGAGATATGAGCTTAGACAGGGGTTGAAATTTGCCAGTATAAAAAATAATATAGATTTTAGGGATTACAATAGAAAAGGTACTCCTAAAAATGGACAAAGCATATATATTTATGACGAAAAAAATAAATTAGCAAGTAAAATAACAATCATGCTGGGAAGCGGTAGAGTCAGGTCATATGATGTTGATTATAAAAAAAATAAAAATGAAATACTATACTTAAATTCTTGCTTAAAAATTAATTAG
- the rimP gene encoding ribosome maturation factor RimP: MKKNTAQRVEELIKPSVDELAYELVDVEYVKEAGVYYLRVIIDSPDGIGLDECENLSRVINPILDENDFIVENYFLEVCSPGIDRVLKREKEFSKYSGKEVEVKLYKNDEELKTKHFEATLVGLDEKGNVELEYNDKKIIFDRKDIAQIRLAVKF; the protein is encoded by the coding sequence ATGAAAAAAAATACCGCACAAAGAGTTGAAGAACTAATCAAGCCAAGTGTTGATGAGCTAGCTTACGAATTAGTTGATGTCGAATATGTAAAAGAAGCTGGAGTATACTATCTTAGGGTAATAATAGATAGTCCAGATGGTATTGGACTAGATGAATGTGAAAATCTAAGTAGAGTAATAAACCCAATACTAGACGAAAATGACTTTATTGTAGAAAATTATTTTCTAGAAGTGTGCTCGCCAGGAATTGATAGAGTACTAAAAAGAGAAAAGGAATTTTCTAAGTATTCAGGAAAAGAAGTTGAAGTTAAGCTATATAAAAATGATGAAGAATTAAAAACTAAGCATTTTGAAGCTACATTAGTGGGATTAGATGAAAAAGGAAATGTAGAGCTTGAATATAATGATAAGAAAATAATATTTGATAGAAAAGACATAGCTCAAATTAGATTAGCTGTTAAGTTTTAA